CTAAACATACATACATGTACATATTCAAATAAGTAGAACCTCCATTAGAAGTGCTCAATGTTTTTAAAGAGCAGTGTGTGGAGTTACAATGTAACATGAGGTCTATCAAGAAGCCTATTAATCGCTTTTGGGCTTCTTTTACAAGTGGACAATTTACAAATACGAGCTGGATCCCATTACAACTCGTCCTTTTGACACCTAACATAACAATACACCATTGAAACAGTCATAAGTCAATTATTTATGGGTTTTTTTTTTAATTATATAGTATCATCCAACAAAACTCAAGAGATAAGTTTCCAACACTTTATTAAAGATTTATGATTACAGAAAAAAGTTGCATTATCGAATTGAAAAAGATGGGATTTTGTACATGTATCAGCACATTAAGAACGTGACCAGTGAAAAAGGAAACAAACAAAGACCAGAATGACTAATCAACCGCGCCGTCGTTCCACAAGTTGAAATATCTAAATATTGTAGATAAAATAAATCTCAACCGTTCAAAGTGCCATGCCATCGAGTAACCTCCATCCGCTTTAGAAAGCCGGAAACGCCGCCGTTTCAGCAGTCGTAACTGACTTCAGATACGTATTGCATAAACTCGGGATCGTTCTCAATCCCAGCCATGGTTTCCGGCGCCAGAACCACTTCCAGATCTACGCTTCCGTTCCCTTCTCTTCCCGGAAACGCAGAGATCTTCCCGTCGAATTTGTTAGCTCCGCCGCTCCTCACAGCTAACGGCTTTCCCCATCCGAAATCGTTGTCGTACATCGGGAATCTCGGCGAGCTCCCCATCGTGATCGAAGCACCGTCTGCATTTCCCAGAGGGAACAGCCTCGGATTACTCTCCCAATCGGCTATCCCGCTGCGGACCGTCGCGTCGTCGTGCGCCACCACGTTCCTGTGAAGCTGACCGGCGGACCATCGGAGATCTTTCGCGAGGACATCTCCCGCGGAGGCCATCGTCGGTATGCTCTGAATCGCGTTTCCGAAGTAGTAAGGATCCATCTTAGGCTCAAGCCTGTGGCGGCAGTTAACCGCCATCCGAAACGTCGTCGTCTTGCTCGGACCGAGGTTCCTTGCTCTCGTCACGGATCGCCATAGCTGAGCACTGAGAGATTGGAACGACGAAATCTCAGCCGTTCGATCGTAGCTCTTCTTTTTCGTTATCTTCCCGTTACCGTTACCGTTGCTTACTTTCCCGAGTATATCTTCTGTGTTAACGACCGTCTCGATTCCGTTGACTTTGCTGTTAGTCCTCTGTTTTAATTTCAAAATCGCTTCTCTGCTGAAATGAAAAACTCTCTCCCGGAGAGGCTGATCGGCGTCGAAGGTTACACGCGGACCACCGGGAGGGACCGGGAGAACGGCGGGGGAGTCGAAGACGGTGTTTCGGGAGAAATCAGGAAGGTGTTTGATCCTGCAAGCGCCGCTAGTGGCGTCAGCGAAGGTGTTGAAGAAGTGCCAGAAGGAAGTTCCATCTGTAACGGAATGATTAACGGTGCATCCGATGAAGACGCCGTCGTCTAGCTCCGTCACTTGGACGGCGGAGAGAGGCTTATGGTGGCCGTTGTAGCTGACGAGGCGCTCGAAAACGAAAAACTCGCGGACGAGAAGAGGAACGTCTTTACCGGGAGAGAGAACGTCGGAGACGGTGATGTGTTTGGCGGAAGCAGCGACGAATTCAACTCCGGAGTCGTTGCAGGTGATGTAGATGTGACCGGAGGGACTGGTGGAGAAACGGCCGGCTAAGGCAGGGAAAAGAGAGAGGGTGGAGGAGAGTGAACGGCGGAGAGAGGAGACAAGGTCGTCCAAGGAGAAGGAAGGAGGAGGGCGACTGAGGAGCACGCCTTTCTGAATGTAATGGCATGAGAGCATAGGGAGATCGGAGACGGAGAGACGGAGATCGGCCACGGTGGACCTCTTCTCCGGATACACAATGCATTTCGAGATTTCTGTTACTGAACAAGAAGGCATTTTGTAAAGAAACAAACAAAATATGTAAAAGAAGATATTGATTTGGGAGCTGTGGTAATTGCCGTATTGGTGAGGAGAAGAGTCATGGGAGCAAGGGGGTTTATATAGTGGTCTTGTCGGAGCAATGGTTGGATTCATGAACTTGAGTGGTTACTAACTTTTGTCGTGTTATTTAAATTCTTATTATATCTGCAGTATTCATATGGTTATACTTGTTTAACTTGTAAACAAACAAAAATTAACATTATTCACATCAATCATGCATTCTTGTCCCGATTAGCTAAACTGTACGTTCAAGGCCAATTAGATGAGTATTACATTTCACTACGCGGTTGATCAAAAATTATAGGGAGATATAAGTTTAGAATCTATAATATATATATATATATATATAATAACTTTTTGTTTAGAACTCGTATATCTATTATATTAAAAGGGAAGTAGTCCTAAAAATCTACTTATGTAAGGTTGTTGGACCTTTTCCTTTTAACCTACATCTATTATATTAAAAGAGAAGTAGTCCTAAAAAATCTACTTATGTAAGGTTGTTGGACATTTTCCTTTTAACCTATAAATTAAATTAAATATATCTAAACTATTAATATGTCATATTTTCTATTTTTCTTTTATATCCTATTGTCCTATTTTTTTGGACACCATTATTAGTAATTATTCAAAATGTTATATAAGAAAATTTTGATGATGGAGAACAAAATTAAACAATACTTTTAGTATACACAAATCAGTACAAAAAAGTTTTAGCCACATATGTTATTATTTAAAAATAATTACTCAAAATTATAGTGTAACAATGTACTACAATAATATGACTATAACCCATCAGGATCATATATATCGAATTTGACCACGTGATATATCATTTTTAAGAAATTAAAATTTATTTATTTGAGACCACGGGTTTGTTTTTTTTTAATTTGTTAGATTCAAATCTTTTTTTATAAAGACTACCTCCAATAATAGTAGGTTCTTCGGTTTTTTACCGGATTATATCAGATTTTTAATTAACAATTTTTTTAAAAATCTGAACCAGAATATATACAGGGTATCAGGTCTACTGTTTTATCACGACTCCGGGTCGGATAGGAAAACGCTTCTTAAAATTCAAACATCATAATAGAAAACTCTTAAATTATTTTTTTCTAATAAAATTTTATAAATTCATGCAAATTTTACCGAAATTGTCAACAAAAAGGTACTCGAGCTTTGAAAAATGGGCAAAAAAATAGTACCTTTTAAATTGAATATAGATAAAAAAAAATAGTATATATTGATGGTTAGAACTATGATACAAATATGTAACAATAGAAACTCATTTTCAATTTAAAATCAACAACTCATATTGTTACTACATTTCAATAATGAAAACATATTGTTCTTTGAATCTTTAAATCTACTTCGAATAAATAACACACTTTGATTTTTTTTTTTGAAAAAAAATAAATTTTTAAGATTCGAAACAAAAGATAAAGGTAGTTTTTCGATCAATATTGGATCAATAGCTAAAAAACAAACTCGTACTTAAAAGTGCGGGTCAAAATCTAGTATATCTTATTAAAGTAGAAGTACTTTAAATTTTTGTTTCGCAACATATATAACAGTTAAAAACACATTGTTGTTTAAAGAAAAAAAATAATGAGCTTATGTTATCAAGAAAATTGAAAATTTATTATATTATGAAAACTATATATATGGACCAGCTTTAAAATATATGAAAAATAGATGACCGAATCTAATTACCTAAAACATTTTTGTCTAAAATAATCATAAAACAAAATTTAAATTTTATATACATATTTCAAATCAAAATAATAATTTGAAATTAATTTATATCAAAAATTGATTCAAAAATATACATATATTTAAAAATTGATTTTACTAAAATATTTTTTTATAACCATTATAAAATTGTTTTAAATATATTTAATATTGAATATATTAAAGCAAACACCCGTGCGTGCGAACGCACGAGTCAAGATCTAGTAGTATCTTGCTTTTATAGTTTTTTTATGGTAAAATAATGAACAGTACTGAACCAAGATTTAAATACTTTTACTATATTTTTTTATATTTTATTATCATGAGTTTTTTCTACGAGAGCTAATGATAAGATTGAAACAATGTGACTGTCCTGATTTACTGTAGTTACATATATAAAGGTAAACTATATATTAAATTTTGTCCTATATTATTGTTTATCAGTATTGTCTCTAATTATAAACATGTAATATCCTGATTTATTTTATCTATGACTAGGAACACACATGCTGGCAACAAAAAATACTCCTACTAGTTAAGCAGTTAAGAGATCTCATGCAAATTCAATGATTAATCCTGAAATCAGTTTTTATTAGATTGAATCAAAACCAACATAGCTTCTGCGGGGATTATAATACCTATGTCCAGCTGTGACAGATCAGTTTAACATTTCTAATTATTATAACCTTTTGTTCTTATGAAAGTTAATTGTTTTTCAATTGTAACGAGACATGCCAATTTATGTACTAGTTAGTGAACAAAATTACATTCATTACATGCCATGCCATTATGCATGAACAAGTAATTTAAGTAAAATTATATTCATTACATGCCACTATGCATGAACAAGTAATTTTTCTATAATTATTTTAAATGGCACAAATAAGGAGACACATACTACTTCATTATTTACCTAATTATACGCTTAATTATTATCTTGAGCTAATTGACTCGTAAAGATTTTTTACAATTATATTTCGAACTTTTCTCGTCAGTTTTTAGACCTGTTATCTTGAAATAGACTACAAGCTAGCTGATTAGTTCAGTTTAATTTATATAAACACTGTTATATATTTGTTTCGAATTCAATAAAATGTCCAATATGTAGAAAAAAAAATATTATAAATAAATATGGAATATATGGTACAGAAATTGAGAATATATATATTTGTACTATATCACATCTAAACCTCTTATTTATTTGGAAAAGAGATAAAACAACGAGGACGTGTTTTGTCGGAAGGAGAAGAAAGGACAGATAGCCTCCGTGGGAAACAGATGGAACGTTAAAACCTACTCTTCTGTTTTCTATTCGTTTTTGTTAAATGTCATAA
This genomic interval from Brassica oleracea var. oleracea cultivar TO1000 chromosome C2, BOL, whole genome shotgun sequence contains the following:
- the LOC106327832 gene encoding uncharacterized acetyltransferase At3g50280 — its product is MNPTIAPTRPLYKPPCSHDSSPHQYGNYHSSQINIFFYIFCLFLYKMPSCSVTEISKCIVYPEKRSTVADLRLSVSDLPMLSCHYIQKGVLLSRPPPSFSLDDLVSSLRRSLSSTLSLFPALAGRFSTSPSGHIYITCNDSGVEFVAASAKHITVSDVLSPGKDVPLLVREFFVFERLVSYNGHHKPLSAVQVTELDDGVFIGCTVNHSVTDGTSFWHFFNTFADATSGACRIKHLPDFSRNTVFDSPAVLPVPPGGPRVTFDADQPLRERVFHFSREAILKLKQRTNSKVNGIETVVNTEDILGKVSNGNGNGKITKKKSYDRTAEISSFQSLSAQLWRSVTRARNLGPSKTTTFRMAVNCRHRLEPKMDPYYFGNAIQSIPTMASAGDVLAKDLRWSAGQLHRNVVAHDDATVRSGIADWESNPRLFPLGNADGASITMGSSPRFPMYDNDFGWGKPLAVRSGGANKFDGKISAFPGREGNGSVDLEVVLAPETMAGIENDPEFMQYVSEVSYDC